A stretch of the Aegilops tauschii subsp. strangulata cultivar AL8/78 chromosome 4, Aet v6.0, whole genome shotgun sequence genome encodes the following:
- the LOC109731546 gene encoding membrane-associated progesterone-binding protein 4 — MALGARLLLGLALLAALIAVVLQLYRLRKPRLWTLEELSVYNGTDEGLPILLGILGSVFDVTKGRSHYGPGGGYHHFSGRDASRAFVSGNFTGDGLTDSLQGLSSMEVNSIVDWRKFYVERYIFAGKIVGRYYDSEGNPTKYLKGVEMKAKRGAQLLEKQKREEDKIPSCNSKWSEAEGGEVWCDTGYPRLVRRPGDIALTGQVSQRCACFQDGELGRPGLVVYEGCDYHSTSCIVK; from the exons ATGGCGCTCGGCGCccgcctcctcctgggcctcgCGCTGCTCGCGGCCCTTATCGCCGTCGTCCTCCAGCTCTACCGCCTCAGGAAGCCG AGGTTGTGGACACTGGAGGAGTTGTCGGTATACAATGGAACGGATGAGGGGTTGCCCATATTGCTTGGTATTTTGGG CTCTGTGTTTGATGTCACGAAAGGAAGGTCACATTATGGCCCTGGAGGAGGCTATCATCACTTTTCGGGCAG GGATGCATCACGAGCTTTTGTTTCTGGAAATTTTACAG GTGATGGGCTGACAGATTCTTTGCAGGGTTTATCTAGCATGGAG GTAAATAGCATTGTTGACTGGAGGAAATTTTACGTTGAGAGATACAT ATTTGCTGGTAAAATTGTTGGACGCTACTACGACAGCGAGGGCAATCCTACAAAATATCTGAAGGGTGTAGAGATGAAGGCAAAAAGAGGTGCTCAGCTTCTTGAGAAGCAGAAGAGGGAGGAAGATAAAATACCCAGCTGTAATTCAAAATGGAGCGAGGCAGAGGGTGGAGAA GTTTGGTGCGATACAGGGTACCCAAGGTTAGTGAGGAGGCCGGGCGACATAGCTCTGACGGGGCAGGTGAGCCAGCGGTGCGCCTGTTTCCAGGACGGGGAGCTCGGGCGGCCGGGGCTAGTGGTGTACGAAGGCTGTGATTACCACTCCACATCGTGCATAGTCAAGTAG